A portion of the Flavobacteriales bacterium genome contains these proteins:
- a CDS encoding rhodanese-like domain-containing protein produces MGLLEILGLKSKVNFKEIYENGAMIIDVRTTGEYKQGHYKGSQNIPLDQISKKVNDIKKKNKAVIAVCRSGARSGQATSILKQNGIDAYNGGPWTSLNSKLS; encoded by the coding sequence ATGGGGTTATTAGAAATATTAGGATTAAAATCTAAAGTAAATTTTAAAGAAATTTATGAGAACGGTGCTATGATAATAGACGTTAGAACTACAGGAGAGTACAAACAAGGGCACTATAAAGGTTCTCAAAATATACCTTTAGATCAAATCTCTAAAAAAGTTAATGACATCAAAAAGAAAAACAAAGCAGTAATAGCAGTTTGTAGAAGTGGAGCAAGAAGTGGACAAGCGACTTCGATACTTAAACAAAACGGTATTGATGCTTATAACGGTGGTCCTTGGACTAGCTTAAACTCAAAATTGAGTTAA
- a CDS encoding inorganic pyrophosphatase has protein sequence MSLRFQSHPWHGINIGENAPNEIMSFIEMTPSDTVKYEVDKESGYIMVDRPQKFSNIMPALYGFVPQTYCAEEVAEFCMEKTGRDGIVGDADPLDICVLSERDITHGNILVPAIPIGGFRMIDGGEADDKIVAILKGDKVYGEWDDISKCPEALVQRLKHYFLTYKNVPGDGKKVEVEITHTYGKEEAIEVIKRSYNDYKKHFGIVEEQIAQ, from the coding sequence TTGTCATTGCGTTTTCAATCGCATCCATGGCATGGAATAAATATAGGAGAAAATGCTCCAAACGAAATAATGTCATTTATAGAAATGACACCAAGTGATACTGTTAAATATGAAGTAGATAAAGAATCGGGATACATCATGGTGGATAGACCACAGAAATTTTCGAACATTATGCCAGCTTTATATGGTTTTGTTCCACAAACTTATTGTGCCGAAGAGGTTGCTGAGTTTTGTATGGAGAAAACAGGAAGAGATGGTATTGTGGGAGATGCAGATCCTTTAGATATCTGTGTGCTTTCTGAGAGAGATATTACACATGGGAATATTTTAGTTCCTGCTATTCCAATAGGAGGGTTTAGAATGATTGATGGAGGAGAAGCTGATGATAAGATTGTTGCCATTCTAAAAGGAGATAAAGTTTATGGTGAGTGGGATGATATTTCGAAATGCCCAGAAGCTTTAGTTCAACGTTTAAAGCACTATTTTTTAACCTATAAAAATGTGCCTGGAGACGGAAAGAAAGTAGAAGTAGAAATTACACATACCTACGGAAAAGAAGAAGCAATTGAAGTGATTAAAAGAAGTTACAACGATTACAAAAAGCATTTTGGAATTGTTGAGGAACAAATTGCTCAATAA
- a CDS encoding response regulator transcription factor → MKIKIAVAEDNSFLFESIKDKLSLFSDFTLKYRGEHGKDLLEKLQENHHIDVILMDIQMPIMDGIETTQLIKNKYPQIKVIMLTIFDSDAYIFKAIQAGADGYLLKETTPDLLYKGIIDVLEGGAAMTPSIALRTLHLLRSPEALKNKGEMQDFSLTKRETEILEQLSKGLNYHQIADNLIISPATVRKHIENCYKKLQVHNKMEAVQKGIKHNLI, encoded by the coding sequence ATGAAAATAAAAATAGCAGTAGCAGAAGATAATAGTTTTTTATTTGAGTCTATAAAGGATAAGCTATCATTATTCTCCGACTTTACATTAAAGTATAGAGGAGAACATGGAAAAGATTTATTAGAGAAACTCCAAGAAAACCATCATATTGATGTTATCTTAATGGACATACAAATGCCCATCATGGATGGCATTGAAACCACTCAACTCATCAAAAATAAATACCCACAAATCAAAGTGATTATGCTCACTATTTTTGATAGTGACGCTTATATTTTTAAAGCAATTCAAGCAGGTGCTGATGGTTACTTACTAAAAGAGACTACCCCTGACCTCTTATACAAAGGCATTATTGACGTTCTAGAAGGAGGAGCTGCCATGACGCCATCGATAGCCCTTAGAACCTTACATTTATTACGATCACCAGAAGCGTTAAAGAATAAAGGTGAAATGCAAGATTTTTCTCTTACTAAAAGAGAAACTGAAATTTTAGAGCAACTTTCTAAAGGGTTAAATTATCATCAAATTGCAGACAATCTTATTATAAGTCCTGCTACAGTTAGAAAACACATAGAAAATTGCTATAAAAAACTTCAAGTACACAATAAAATGGAAGCTGTGCAAAAGGGAATAAAGCATAATTTAATTTAA